The uncultured Hyphomonas sp. genome includes a window with the following:
- the rpoB gene encoding DNA-directed RNA polymerase subunit beta: MALSFTEKKRIRKSFGRIPEAIEMPNLIEVQRESYEHFLQMHTPSQERTDDGLGGVFKSVFPITDFSERATLEYVSYEFEQPKFDVEECMQRDLTFQAPLKVRLQLVVFDVDEDTGARSVKEVKEQECYLGDIPLMTEKGTFVVNGTERVIVSQMHRSPGVFFDHDKGKTHASGKLLFAARIIPYRGSWLDFEFDAKDILNIRIDRKRKLPATTILYALGYDTESILDLFYTHSIYRMDKKGWITGFRADAWKGVKPEFDLVDAKSKKVIAEAGKKITALKARRIAEGGTDEILVPSEALVGKFLARDVVNLETGEIFGEAGDVLEDEIIAEMREYGLKTIEVLDIDSSGRGPWLRNTLKADKNETRFEALSDIYRVMRPGEPPTQEAAEALFGQLFFDPERYDLSAVGRVKMNMRLGVGVEGYESAADDMRVLRNDDIIGVMKVILDLKDGKGEVDDIDNLGNRRVRSVGELMENNYRIGLVRMERAIKERMGSVDIDTVMPHDLINAKPVVAAVREFFGSSQLSQFMDQTNPLSEITHKRRLSALGPGGLTRERAGFEVRDVHPTHYGRICPIETPEGPNIGLINSLATHARVNKYGFIESPYRKVVNGKLTDEVVYLSAMEESIYSIAQANAEVNDKGELGNEFVNARVAGEATMVPKDDIQYMDVSPKQVVSVAAALIPYLENDDANRALMGSNMQRQAVPLVKSEAPFVGTGMEAVVARDSRAAIVARRAGVVEQVDALRIVVRATDEIDQGNSGVDIYRLAKFRRSNQNSCINQRPIVKVGDVVEKNDIIADGPSTDLGELALGRNVLVAFMPWNGYNFEDSILISERIVRDDVFTSIHIEEFEVAARDTKLGPEEITRDIPNVGEEALRNLDEAGIVAVGAEVKAGDILVGKVTPKGESPMTPEEKLLRAIFGEKASDVRDTSLRVPPGDAGTVVDVRIFNRHGIDKDQRALQIEREQIEKLQEDKEDEQAILERNIYTRLEDFLVGKEAAAGPKGFKPGRVTAEALGELTHKQWWDVAMKSEKAQSELDAMQEQFDSSMRELDARFNDKVEKVQRGDDLPPGVMKVVKVFLAVKRKLQPGDKMAGRHGNKGVISKINPLEDMPFLEDGTPVDIVLNPLGVPSRMNIGQILETHTGWACRGLGRIIDNAVDEFHQKNDVSALKTALTTAYGKDQEMPESDEEIIELASNLRNGVPIATPVFDGAREADISELLERAGLDSSGQVRMFDGRTGEAFARPVTVGYKYLLKLHHLVDEKIHARSTGPYSLVTQQPLGGKAQFGGQRFGEMEVWALEAYGAAYTLQEMLTVKSDDTAGRAKVYEAIVRGDDTFEAGIPESFNVLVKEMRSLGLNVELIEEDGSNREDEPAADSESVPAE; encoded by the coding sequence ATGGCACTCTCCTTCACGGAAAAGAAACGTATCCGCAAATCCTTCGGGCGCATTCCCGAAGCCATCGAAATGCCAAACCTGATCGAGGTTCAGCGCGAATCTTACGAACACTTCCTTCAGATGCACACGCCGTCGCAAGAGCGTACGGATGATGGCCTGGGCGGTGTTTTTAAGTCCGTTTTCCCGATCACAGACTTCTCCGAGCGGGCGACGCTCGAATATGTGTCCTACGAGTTCGAGCAGCCGAAGTTCGACGTTGAAGAGTGCATGCAGCGCGACCTGACCTTCCAGGCTCCCCTGAAGGTCCGCTTGCAGCTCGTGGTCTTCGATGTCGATGAAGACACCGGCGCGCGCTCGGTCAAGGAAGTCAAAGAGCAGGAATGCTACCTCGGTGACATCCCGCTGATGACCGAGAAGGGCACCTTTGTTGTTAACGGCACCGAGCGTGTGATCGTCTCCCAGATGCACCGCTCGCCGGGCGTGTTCTTCGATCACGACAAGGGCAAGACCCACGCGTCCGGCAAGCTGCTGTTCGCGGCCCGCATCATTCCTTACCGCGGCTCGTGGCTCGATTTCGAGTTCGACGCCAAGGACATCCTGAACATCCGGATCGACCGCAAGCGCAAGCTGCCGGCGACGACGATCCTGTACGCGCTCGGCTACGACACCGAGTCGATCCTCGACCTGTTCTACACCCACTCCATCTACCGGATGGACAAGAAGGGCTGGATCACCGGTTTCCGTGCCGACGCCTGGAAAGGCGTGAAGCCGGAATTCGACCTGGTCGACGCAAAGTCCAAGAAAGTGATCGCCGAAGCCGGCAAGAAGATCACCGCGCTGAAAGCCCGCCGTATCGCTGAAGGCGGCACGGATGAGATCCTCGTGCCGTCCGAAGCCCTCGTCGGCAAATTCTTGGCGCGCGACGTCGTCAACCTGGAAACCGGTGAGATCTTCGGTGAAGCTGGCGACGTGCTGGAAGACGAGATCATCGCGGAAATGCGCGAATATGGTCTCAAGACCATCGAAGTGCTCGACATCGACAGCTCCGGCCGTGGCCCGTGGCTGCGCAACACGCTGAAGGCCGACAAGAACGAAACCCGTTTCGAAGCCCTGTCCGACATCTACCGCGTGATGCGTCCGGGTGAGCCGCCGACCCAGGAGGCCGCTGAGGCTCTGTTCGGCCAGCTCTTCTTCGATCCGGAGCGTTACGATCTCTCGGCTGTTGGCCGGGTGAAAATGAACATGCGCCTCGGCGTCGGCGTGGAAGGCTATGAATCCGCCGCCGACGACATGCGCGTGCTTCGCAACGATGACATCATCGGCGTCATGAAGGTCATCCTCGACCTGAAAGACGGCAAAGGCGAAGTCGACGACATCGACAACCTCGGCAACCGCCGCGTCCGTTCGGTCGGCGAGCTGATGGAAAACAACTACCGCATCGGTCTCGTGCGCATGGAGCGTGCGATCAAGGAGCGTATGGGCTCTGTCGACATCGACACGGTCATGCCGCACGATCTGATCAATGCGAAGCCGGTTGTGGCGGCTGTGCGTGAATTCTTCGGCTCCTCGCAGCTGTCGCAGTTCATGGACCAGACCAACCCGCTGTCCGAGATCACCCACAAGCGCCGTCTTTCGGCACTTGGCCCGGGCGGTCTGACCCGCGAACGGGCTGGCTTCGAGGTGCGCGACGTGCACCCGACCCACTATGGCCGTATCTGTCCGATTGAGACGCCGGAAGGCCCGAACATCGGTCTGATCAACTCGCTGGCAACCCATGCCCGCGTGAACAAGTATGGCTTCATCGAGAGCCCGTACCGTAAAGTGGTCAACGGCAAGCTGACCGATGAGGTCGTGTACCTGTCGGCCATGGAAGAAAGCATTTACTCGATCGCTCAGGCCAACGCTGAAGTGAACGATAAGGGTGAGCTGGGCAACGAGTTCGTAAACGCCCGTGTGGCGGGCGAAGCGACCATGGTGCCGAAGGATGACATCCAGTACATGGACGTCTCGCCGAAGCAGGTCGTCTCGGTCGCTGCTGCGCTGATCCCGTACCTCGAAAACGACGACGCCAACCGCGCTCTCATGGGCTCGAACATGCAACGTCAGGCTGTTCCGCTCGTGAAGTCGGAAGCACCGTTCGTCGGGACTGGGATGGAAGCTGTTGTGGCCCGTGATTCCCGCGCTGCCATCGTTGCCCGCCGGGCAGGGGTGGTCGAGCAGGTTGATGCGCTGCGCATCGTGGTCCGCGCAACGGACGAGATCGACCAGGGCAATTCCGGTGTCGACATCTACCGTCTCGCCAAGTTCCGCCGTTCGAACCAGAACTCGTGCATCAACCAGCGCCCGATCGTCAAAGTGGGCGACGTGGTCGAGAAGAACGACATCATCGCTGACGGTCCGTCTACGGATCTTGGTGAACTGGCGCTCGGCCGCAACGTGCTCGTCGCGTTCATGCCGTGGAACGGCTACAACTTCGAAGACTCCATCCTGATCTCCGAGCGCATCGTGCGTGACGACGTCTTCACCTCGATCCACATCGAGGAATTCGAAGTCGCCGCCCGCGACACGAAGCTGGGCCCGGAAGAGATCACCCGCGACATCCCGAACGTCGGTGAGGAAGCGCTGCGCAACCTCGACGAAGCCGGCATCGTGGCTGTGGGTGCAGAAGTGAAGGCTGGCGACATCCTCGTCGGCAAGGTCACGCCGAAAGGCGAGAGCCCGATGACGCCGGAAGAGAAACTCCTCCGGGCCATCTTCGGTGAGAAAGCTTCCGACGTCCGCGATACCTCGCTGCGCGTGCCTCCGGGCGATGCCGGTACGGTTGTCGATGTCCGCATCTTCAACCGCCACGGTATCGACAAGGACCAGCGTGCCCTTCAGATCGAGCGTGAGCAGATCGAGAAGCTGCAAGAGGACAAGGAAGACGAGCAGGCCATCCTGGAGCGGAACATCTATACCCGCCTAGAAGATTTCCTGGTCGGCAAGGAAGCCGCTGCAGGGCCGAAAGGCTTCAAGCCGGGCCGTGTCACCGCAGAAGCGCTTGGCGAGCTGACCCACAAGCAGTGGTGGGATGTCGCCATGAAGTCCGAGAAGGCGCAATCCGAACTCGACGCGATGCAGGAGCAATTCGACTCCTCGATGCGTGAGCTCGATGCCCGCTTCAACGACAAGGTCGAAAAGGTCCAGCGCGGCGACGATCTGCCTCCGGGTGTGATGAAAGTCGTCAAGGTCTTCCTGGCCGTGAAGCGCAAGCTGCAGCCGGGCGACAAGATGGCCGGCCGTCACGGGAACAAGGGGGTTATCTCCAAGATCAACCCGCTCGAAGACATGCCATTCCTGGAAGATGGTACGCCTGTCGACATCGTGCTGAACCCGCTGGGCGTTCCGTCGCGTATGAACATCGGTCAGATCCTCGAGACGCACACAGGCTGGGCCTGCCGCGGTCTTGGCCGGATCATCGACAATGCCGTCGACGAGTTCCACCAGAAGAACGATGTGAGCGCACTGAAAACGGCCCTGACGACTGCCTATGGCAAGGATCAGGAAATGCCGGAGAGCGATGAGGAAATCATCGAGCTTGCCAGCAACCTGCGCAATGGCGTTCCGATCGCCACGCCGGTGTTCGATGGTGCGCGCGAAGCGGACATCAGCGAGCTTCTGGAACGTGCAGGTCTCGACTCGTCCGGCCAGGTACGGATGTTCGACGGCCGCACCGGAGAGGCGTTCGCGCGTCCGGTGACCGTTGGCTACAAGTATCTCCTCAAGCTCCACCACCTGGTGGACGAGAAGATCCACGCCCGTTCGACCGGTCCGTACTCGCTCGTCACGCAGCAGCCGCTGGGCGGTAAGGCCCAGTTCGGTGGCCAGCGCTTCGGTGAGATGGAGGTCTGGGCTCTGGAAGCTTATGGCGCCGCATACACGCTGCAGGAAATGCTGACGGTGAAGTCTGACGACACCGCCGGCCGTGCGAAGGTCTACGAGGCCATCGTCCGCGGCGACGACACATTCGAGGCCGGTATCCCGGAATCGTTCAACGTGCTCGTCAAAGAGATGCGTTCGCTGGGCCTCAACGTCGAGCTGATCGAGGAAGACGGCAGCAATCGCGAGGACGAACCCGCCGCCGACAGTGAATCGGTGCCCGCAGAGTAG
- the rplJ gene encoding 50S ribosomal protein L10 has translation MDKAGKSAALESLKGVFEESGAVVVTHYTGLSVAEMTKLRGMLRKDGAQLKVVKNTLAQIALDGKGGDEAKDMFQGPVAIAFSPDPVSAAKAADEFSKENSKLVIIGAVMGDQVLDAKGVEALAKLPSLDQLRGKLIGLIQAPATKVAGVLQAPAGQLARVVSAYANKDAA, from the coding sequence ATGGATAAAGCTGGAAAAAGTGCGGCTCTGGAATCCCTGAAAGGGGTTTTCGAAGAGTCCGGTGCGGTCGTTGTGACCCACTATACCGGTCTGTCTGTTGCGGAAATGACGAAACTGCGTGGCATGCTCCGCAAGGACGGTGCGCAGTTGAAGGTGGTCAAGAATACCCTGGCGCAGATCGCGCTTGACGGTAAGGGCGGCGACGAAGCCAAGGACATGTTCCAGGGCCCCGTTGCCATCGCCTTTTCACCTGACCCGGTGTCGGCGGCGAAAGCGGCTGACGAGTTCTCGAAGGAAAATTCGAAGCTCGTGATCATCGGCGCAGTGATGGGCGACCAGGTCCTCGACGCCAAAGGTGTCGAAGCTCTGGCGAAACTCCCGTCGCTCGACCAGCTTCGTGGCAAGCTCATCGGCCTCATCCAGGCTCCGGCAACGAAAGTTGCAGGCGTCCTGCAGGCCCCGGCTGGCCAACTCGCTCGTGTGGTATCGGCCTACGCCAACAAAGACGCAGCCTGA
- the rpoC gene encoding DNA-directed RNA polymerase subunit beta' produces MRQDVASIFNPNTPAPTFEAIRISIASPEKIRSWSSGEIKKPETINYRTFKPERDGLFCSRIFGPQKDYECLCGKYKRIKYRGITCEKCGVEVTLARVRRERMGHIDLAAPVAHIWFLKSLPSRIAALLDMALKDVERVLYFESYIVIEPGLTELEPKQLLTEEEYMDAQDNLGEDAFTAMIGAEAIREILMSLDLPTLAETLREDLKESTSELKTKKVSKRLKVVESFLQSRAKPEWMILSVIPVIPPDLRPLVPLDGGRFATSDLNDLYRRVINRNNRLKRLMELRAPDIIIRNEKRMLQESVDALFDNGRRGRTITGTNKRPLKSISDMLKGKQGRFRQNLLGKRVDYSGRSVIVVGPSLKLHECGLPKKMALELFKPFIYARLDAKGLAGTVKAAKKLVEKEKPEVWDILDEVIREHPVLLNRAPTLHRLGIQAFEPKLIEGKAIQLHPLVCAAFNADFDGDQMAVHVPLSLEAQLEARVLMMSTNNILSPANGKPIIVPSQDIVLGLYYLSLDQDEQAGEGMVFSELAEIEQALDYGFVTLHSKIKAMYEGVDEEGNPRRWIIDTTPGRYMIANILPRMKGIQPDLVNTTMTKKMIGKIIDEVYRLCGQKATVIFCDKMMELGFKEACKAGISFGKDDMVIPEAKQKLVAATKEQVSEYERQYADGLITRGEKYNKVVDAWSSCTDKVADAMMESASKNQAAKGVRKAQVNSIFMMADSGARGSKNQMKQLAGMRGLMAKPSGEIIETPIISNFKEGLTVLEYFNSTHGARKGLADTALKTANSGYLTRRLVDVAQDCIINEDDCGTEKGIEISAVMEGADVVVSISERILGRVTGEDVKGVDGNLVAVANTYIDEELADAIEKAGVDVIKVRSPLTCETKNGICAQCYGRDLARGTPVNRGEAVGVIAAQSIGEPGTQLTMRTFHIGGAAQVADQSSVEASFEGTVRFKDAEFVTRKDKTIVVVGRRMQVEIVDGEGRTRQSFRPAYGTRLMIKDGEKVTPGTLLADWDPFAQPIVSEVKGEVKLVDVIDGVSVREETDEATGISSRVIIDWRSATKSADIKPSVQIVGKDGNPVKLPNGSDAVYLLSVGAILSVVDGDTIEAGDTLARVTTGGAKTKDITGGLPRVAELFEARRPKDHAIIAEVDGKVLYGRDYKNKRRVSIVPMEEGREQIDYLVPKGKHLAVQDGDFIKRGEYLMDGNPAPQDILSTLGVEALANYLIDEVQKVYRLQGVPINDKHIEVIVRQMLQKIEVTDPGDTGLITGEHVDLIEFDEANEAVRKSRKKDQQEAKGMPLLLGITKASLQTRSFISAASFQETTRVLTEAAIQGKVDTLEGLKENVIVGRLIPAGTGSGIRSYRRVAADRDQKLKAKRAAAVQKAAEEAATLTSLPAPDKAPVEE; encoded by the coding sequence ATGCGCCAGGACGTCGCCAGTATCTTCAACCCCAACACCCCGGCCCCGACTTTCGAGGCCATCCGCATCTCGATTGCGAGCCCGGAAAAGATCCGGTCGTGGTCCTCGGGCGAGATCAAGAAGCCTGAGACCATCAACTACCGTACGTTCAAGCCGGAACGTGACGGTCTGTTCTGCTCGCGGATTTTCGGCCCGCAGAAGGACTATGAATGTCTTTGCGGTAAGTATAAGCGCATCAAGTATCGCGGCATCACCTGCGAGAAGTGCGGTGTGGAAGTGACGCTGGCGCGTGTACGCCGTGAGCGTATGGGCCACATCGACCTGGCTGCGCCGGTCGCACACATCTGGTTCCTCAAGTCGCTCCCGTCCCGGATTGCTGCCCTGCTTGACATGGCGCTGAAGGACGTTGAGCGCGTGCTCTACTTCGAGAGCTATATCGTCATCGAACCGGGCCTCACCGAACTGGAGCCGAAGCAGCTCCTGACGGAAGAGGAATACATGGACGCTCAGGACAATCTGGGCGAAGACGCGTTCACCGCCATGATCGGTGCGGAAGCGATCCGTGAAATCCTCATGTCGCTCGACCTGCCGACACTGGCAGAGACGCTGCGTGAGGACCTCAAGGAGTCGACCTCTGAGCTGAAAACCAAGAAGGTCTCCAAGCGCCTCAAAGTGGTTGAGTCCTTCCTCCAGTCCCGCGCCAAGCCGGAATGGATGATCCTGAGCGTGATCCCGGTCATTCCGCCGGACCTGCGCCCGCTGGTCCCGCTGGACGGCGGCCGTTTCGCCACGTCCGACCTGAATGACCTCTATCGCCGCGTGATCAACCGGAACAACCGCCTGAAGCGCCTGATGGAACTTCGCGCGCCGGACATCATCATCCGTAACGAAAAACGGATGCTGCAGGAATCGGTCGATGCCCTGTTCGACAACGGCCGCCGCGGCCGCACGATCACGGGCACCAACAAGCGCCCGCTGAAGTCGATCTCCGACATGCTGAAAGGCAAGCAGGGCCGTTTCCGCCAGAACCTCCTCGGCAAGCGCGTCGACTATTCCGGCCGTTCGGTCATCGTGGTCGGTCCGAGCCTCAAGCTGCACGAGTGTGGCCTGCCGAAGAAGATGGCACTCGAACTGTTCAAGCCGTTCATCTATGCCCGCCTCGATGCCAAAGGCCTCGCCGGTACGGTCAAGGCGGCCAAGAAACTGGTCGAGAAAGAAAAGCCGGAAGTCTGGGATATCCTGGACGAGGTGATCCGCGAGCACCCGGTTCTGCTGAACCGCGCGCCGACGCTGCACCGTCTCGGCATCCAGGCGTTCGAGCCCAAGCTGATCGAAGGCAAGGCCATCCAGCTGCACCCGCTGGTCTGCGCCGCGTTCAACGCTGACTTCGACGGCGACCAGATGGCTGTCCACGTGCCGCTGAGCCTTGAGGCCCAGCTGGAAGCCCGCGTGCTGATGATGTCGACGAACAACATCCTCTCGCCGGCCAACGGTAAGCCAATCATCGTTCCGTCTCAGGACATCGTTCTCGGTCTCTACTATCTGTCGCTGGACCAAGACGAGCAGGCAGGCGAGGGCATGGTGTTCTCCGAGCTCGCTGAGATCGAGCAGGCGCTCGATTATGGCTTCGTCACGCTCCACTCCAAGATCAAGGCGATGTATGAAGGCGTCGACGAGGAAGGTAATCCGCGTCGCTGGATCATCGATACGACCCCGGGTCGTTACATGATCGCCAACATCCTGCCGCGCATGAAAGGCATCCAGCCGGATCTGGTGAACACGACGATGACCAAGAAGATGATCGGCAAGATCATCGACGAGGTCTATCGCCTGTGCGGCCAGAAGGCGACGGTCATCTTCTGTGACAAGATGATGGAACTCGGCTTCAAGGAAGCCTGTAAGGCCGGTATCTCCTTCGGCAAGGACGACATGGTCATCCCGGAAGCGAAGCAGAAACTGGTCGCCGCGACGAAGGAGCAGGTCTCCGAATACGAGCGTCAGTATGCTGACGGCCTCATCACGCGCGGTGAGAAGTACAACAAGGTCGTCGACGCCTGGTCCAGCTGTACGGACAAGGTCGCTGACGCCATGATGGAATCGGCCTCGAAGAATCAGGCTGCCAAAGGTGTCCGCAAGGCCCAGGTCAACTCGATCTTCATGATGGCCGACTCCGGTGCACGTGGTTCGAAGAACCAGATGAAACAGCTCGCCGGTATGCGCGGCCTGATGGCCAAGCCGTCGGGCGAGATCATCGAGACGCCGATCATCTCGAACTTCAAGGAAGGTCTGACCGTTCTTGAATACTTCAACTCGACCCACGGTGCCCGTAAGGGTCTGGCAGATACGGCTCTGAAAACCGCGAACTCGGGTTACCTGACCCGCCGTCTCGTCGACGTGGCGCAGGACTGCATCATCAACGAAGATGATTGCGGTACTGAGAAGGGGATCGAGATCTCCGCCGTCATGGAAGGCGCCGATGTCGTCGTGTCGATCAGCGAGCGTATCCTTGGCCGTGTGACGGGTGAGGATGTGAAGGGCGTCGATGGTAATCTGGTTGCCGTGGCGAACACCTATATCGATGAAGAACTGGCCGACGCGATCGAAAAGGCCGGTGTCGATGTCATCAAGGTCCGTTCGCCGCTGACCTGCGAAACCAAGAACGGCATCTGTGCCCAGTGCTACGGCCGCGACCTGGCCCGCGGTACGCCGGTCAACCGCGGCGAAGCGGTTGGTGTTATCGCTGCCCAGTCGATCGGCGAGCCGGGGACCCAGCTCACCATGCGGACGTTCCACATCGGTGGTGCTGCCCAGGTGGCCGACCAGTCGTCCGTCGAAGCCAGCTTCGAAGGCACGGTCCGGTTCAAGGATGCCGAATTCGTCACCCGCAAGGACAAGACGATCGTTGTTGTTGGCCGCCGCATGCAGGTGGAAATCGTTGACGGCGAAGGCCGCACCCGCCAGTCCTTCCGTCCGGCCTATGGTACGCGCCTGATGATCAAGGATGGCGAGAAGGTCACGCCGGGCACGCTGCTGGCAGACTGGGATCCGTTTGCCCAGCCGATCGTGTCGGAAGTCAAAGGCGAAGTGAAACTTGTCGACGTGATCGACGGCGTTTCGGTTCGCGAAGAGACCGACGAAGCGACGGGCATCTCCTCGCGTGTCATCATCGACTGGCGCTCGGCAACCAAGTCGGCGGACATCAAGCCGTCGGTCCAGATCGTCGGCAAGGATGGCAACCCGGTCAAACTGCCGAACGGTTCCGATGCGGTGTACCTGCTGTCCGTGGGTGCAATCCTGTCGGTTGTCGATGGCGACACGATCGAAGCCGGCGACACGCTGGCGCGTGTCACGACCGGTGGTGCGAAGACGAAAGACATCACCGGTGGTCTGCCGCGTGTTGCCGAACTCTTCGAAGCCCGCCGTCCGAAGGATCACGCGATCATCGCTGAAGTGGATGGCAAGGTCCTCTATGGCCGCGACTACAAGAACAAGCGTCGCGTCTCGATCGTTCCGATGGAGGAAGGCCGCGAGCAGATCGACTACCTGGTGCCGAAAGGCAAGCACCTGGCCGTTCAGGATGGCGACTTCATCAAGCGTGGTGAATACCTGATGGACGGTAACCCGGCGCCGCAGGACATCCTGTCGACCCTGGGCGTCGAGGCGCTGGCCAACTACCTCATCGACGAAGTGCAGAAGGTCTACCGGCTGCAGGGCGTTCCGATCAACGACAAGCACATCGAGGTGATCGTTCGCCAGATGCTGCAGAAGATCGAAGTGACGGATCCGGGCGATACCGGCCTGATCACGGGCGAACATGTCGACCTCATCGAGTTCGATGAAGCCAACGAGGCTGTCCGCAAGTCCCGCAAGAAGGACCAGCAGGAAGCCAAGGGCATGCCGCTCCTCCTTGGTATCACCAAGGCCTCGCTGCAGACCCGGTCCTTCATCTCGGCAGCCTCCTTCCAGGAGACGACCCGCGTCCTCACCGAAGCCGCTATCCAGGGCAAGGTGGACACGCTGGAAGGTCTCAAGGAGAACGTCATTGTCGGCCGCCTCATCCCGGCGGGTACTGGTTCGGGCATCCGCTCGTATCGCCGCGTGGCCGCCGACCGCGACCAGAAGCTGAAGGCGAAACGCGCCGCAGCTGTCCAGAAGGCAGCGGAAGAAGCCGCAACGCTCACCAGCCTGCCGGCTCCGGACAAGGCCCCGGTCGAAGAATAG
- the rpsL gene encoding 30S ribosomal protein S12 — MPTIQQLIRSPRSPKRSRTKTPALKACPQRRGVCTRVYTTTPKKPNSALRKVAKVRLTSGFESLCYIPGEGHNLQEHSVVLIRGGRVKDLPGVRYHIVRGALDTQPVKNRKQRRSHYGAKKPK, encoded by the coding sequence ATGCCCACGATCCAGCAGCTCATTCGTTCGCCGCGTTCGCCTAAGCGCTCGCGGACCAAAACCCCGGCCCTCAAGGCCTGCCCGCAGCGCCGCGGCGTTTGCACCCGTGTTTACACCACCACGCCGAAGAAGCCGAACTCGGCGCTCCGGAAAGTGGCCAAGGTGCGCCTCACTTCGGGGTTTGAATCGCTCTGCTATATCCCGGGTGAAGGCCACAACCTGCAGGAACACTCCGTGGTCCTGATCCGCGGTGGCCGTGTGAAAGACCTTCCGGGTGTGCGTTACCACATCGTCCGCGGCGCGCTCGACACCCAGCCCGTCAAAAACCGTAAGCAACGCCGC
- the rplL gene encoding 50S ribosomal protein L7/L12, translated as MADLEKIAEDLSALTVLEAAELATLLEEKWGVSAAAPVAVAAVAGGDAGGAAAAEEKDEFDVILTEAGGKKIEVIKLVREVVPSLGLKEAKELVEGAPKPIKEGAPKAEAEEIQKKFEAAGAKVELK; from the coding sequence ATGGCAGACCTTGAAAAAATTGCCGAAGACCTCTCGGCCCTCACCGTTCTCGAAGCCGCTGAGCTCGCAACCCTTCTCGAAGAGAAGTGGGGCGTGTCCGCTGCTGCTCCGGTCGCAGTCGCAGCTGTCGCCGGTGGCGATGCAGGTGGCGCAGCCGCTGCTGAAGAAAAAGACGAATTCGACGTCATCCTGACGGAAGCTGGCGGCAAGAAGATCGAAGTGATCAAACTTGTCCGCGAAGTCGTTCCGTCGCTCGGCCTGAAAGAAGCCAAAGAGCTCGTGGAAGGCGCACCGAAGCCGATCAAGGAAGGCGCTCCGAAGGCAGAAGCCGAAGAGATCCAGAAGAAGTTCGAAGCAGCTGGCGCCAAAGTCGAGCTCAAGTAA